One Setaria italica strain Yugu1 chromosome II, Setaria_italica_v2.0, whole genome shotgun sequence DNA segment encodes these proteins:
- the LOC111256259 gene encoding uncharacterized protein LOC111256259, whose translation MAPPRQPPELVADIVGEILLLLPPADPASLVRASLVCKLWRRLLSNPAFRRRYRAFHGAPPLLGFLHDHYAHGAVAEPRFVPTVAPSPIPQPALGCRDWSVIDCRHGRVLFDIFGYRVSLVVWDAVTGGRHFLPDPPISRLLYGAAVICAVRGCDHLDCHGGPFLVLLTALDVTGSVMQVQMYSSAAGAWKLSAHQDLRHHVARKPSTLIGDDIYFRLDSASTALLRYDLGKNRLSTIDAPASHSYEGGFAIMPMVDGSLGFADIRGSELCLWSKNVDTEVSAGWEQRAVIELETLIPESFNQAYVVGFEEGGDVMFVSNDVGVFTIELNSGRVEKISEPGHYDAVFPFMSYYTKILSHSGRVQLVKDHS comes from the exons AtggcgccgccccggcagccGCCGGAGCTGGTAGCGGACATTGTCGGCGAgatcctgctcctcctcccgccggccgACCCCGCGTCCCTTGTACGCGCCTCCCTCGTCTGCAAGCTctggcgccgcctcctctccaacccggccttccgccgccgctaccgcgccttccacggcgcgccgcccctgctcggCTTCCTCCACGACCACTACGCCcacggcgccgtcgccgagccccGCTTCGTACCCACCGTGGCGCCCTCCCCAATCCCCCAGCCGGCGCTCGGTTGCCGCGACTGGTCCGTCATCGActgccgccatggccgcgtccTCTTCGACATCTTCGGCTACAGAGTCAGCCTCGTCGTCTGGGACGCCGTCACCGGCGGCCGCCACTTCCTGCCGGATCCCCCGATCTCGCGTCTGCTCTACGGCGCGGCGGTGATCTGCGCCGTGCGAGGATGCGACCACCTCGATTGCCACGGCGGCCCGTTCCTTGTGCTGCTGACGGCCCTGGACGTTACTGGCAGTGTGATGCAGGTGCAGATGTACTCGTCGGCGGCTGGTGCCTGGAAGCTATCTGCTCATCAAGATCTGCGTCACCATGTCGCACGAAAGCCGAGCACGCTTATCGGAGATGATATCTACTTCAGGCTAGATTCTGCTAGCACGGCTCTTCTGAGGTATGATCTGGGCAAGAATCGCCTGTCCACCATCGACGCGCCGGCATCGCACTCGTATGAAGGAGGTTTTGCAATCATGCCAATGGTGGATGGTTCCCTGGGGTTTGCCGACATTAGGGGCTCAGAGCTTTGCCTGTGGTCAAAGAATGTGGATACGGAGGTAAGTGCTGGGTGGGAACAACGCGCAGTCATTGAGCTTGAGACATTGATCCCTGAATCCTTCAACCAAGCATACGTAGTTGGTTTTGAGGAGGGTGGGGATGTTATGTTTGTGAGCAATGACGTCGGAGTTTTCACAATTGAACTCAACTCAGGACGGGTGGAGAAGATAAGTGAGCCAGGGCACTATGACGCTGTCTTCCCCTTCATGAGCTACTACACCAAG ATTCTATCTCATTCTGGTCGTGTTCAACTTGTTAAGGACCATTCTTGA
- the LOC111256484 gene encoding uncharacterized protein LOC111256484 isoform X2, whose translation MDQFIAETSTREGGSESSGTSDITHDMDQIMADTSTRERRTEPSGTGVQASIIVIPKVRKQLSVIDENSYTPHDVPIGPYHDMFPSSGIEKEKKNSVSHLRKLSEQQRGSGGGLEDLKEELEPLVRAFYPSGWRVGHMTTEQLWTMLLHDGCYLLCCMVDYKGGNDVNNDTSYGMPASSNNAVASTPAGNDQESGGNNVNSGTTPHGTPTSSNNTTALTPTGNDQETSGNNVNSGAPHGMPASSHNAAVSTPTGSDQENSGASDHGTPASSNNTTASTETGNDQETIENNVNNGTPHGTNNAIESSTQTPNRIITSYCGVHNNTVVRDTVFLADNQIPFFVLQKIHERVTGDTTTSSVLKPIAGYVQEVLQAQLYISEHRRPAPPLTPLPSHLLHLLHFYLQPTSPPPAMEENAARPRTSRWRRATEYCKYGNVRFKRRVFKDNEKWTFLDVRLQGGTLWVPRLRVDGMTWTVLRNLMALEELTPNKPVTAYCVFMSQVACKVEDVEFLQDQKILEQFLVNDEEVAQGFANLCKGVVLDIDNDDRNYLKPYWHELETLCNYPRNFMGSFYHKYCRDPVYLAAFIIAGFLFLFELAQVILPLPVVQKHLQ comes from the coding sequence GGACAGGGGTGCAGGCCAGCATAATAGTCATCCCTAAGGTCCGAAAGCAACTCAGTGTCATCGACGAAAACAGCTACACACCGCACGACGTGCCGATCGGCCCTTACCATGACATGTTCCCGTCCTCAGGGAttgaaaaggagaagaagaattcTGTAAGTCACCTTCGGAAGCTCTCCGAGCAGCAAAGGGGATCAGGTGGTGGTCTTGAGGATCTAAAGGAGGAACTGGAACCCCTAGTGAGGGCTTTCTATCCCAGCGGCTGGCGGGTGGGCCACATGACGACGGAACAGTTGTGGACAATGTTGCTGCATGATGGGTGCTACCTGCTCTGTTGCATGGTGGACTACAAGGGTGGAAATGATGTCAACAATGACACCTCGTATGGGATGCCTGCATCAAGCAACAACGCAGTGGCGTCCACACCAGCGGGAAATGATCAAGAAAGTGGTGGAAATAATGTCAACAGTGGCACCACCCCTCATGGGACGCCTACATCAAGCAACAATACAACGGCATTGACACCAACAGGAAATGATCAAGAAACTAGTGGAAATAATGTCAATAGTGGCGCCCCTCATGGGATGCCTGCATCAAGCCACAACGCAGCGGTGTCCACACCAACAGGAAGTGATCAAGAAAACAGTGGCGCCTCAGATCATGGGACGCCTGCATCGAGCAACAATACAACGGCGTCAACAGAAACAGGAAATGATCAAGAAACCATTGAAAATAATGTTAATAATGGCACCCCTCATGGTACCAACAATGCGATAGAGTCGTCCACGCAAACACCAAATCGAATAATAACCAGCTACTGCGGCGTCCACAACAACACGGTGGTGCGCGACACCGTCTTCCTCGCTGATAACCAGATACCTTTCTTCGTGCTACAGAAGATCCATGAGCGCGTCACAGGTGATACCACCACCAGCTCCGTCCTGAAACCCATAGCAGGTTATGTCCAGGAGGTGCTGCAGGCACAGCTCTACATCAGCGAgcaccggcggccggctccgCCTCTGACGCCGCTGCCATCCCACCTGCTGCACTTATTGCACTTCTACTTGCAGCCAACTAGTCCACCTCCGGCCATGGAAGAGAACGCTGCACGCCCTCGCACGAGTCGGTGGCGCCGCGCGACGGAGTACTGCAAGTACGGCAACGTGCGGTTCAAGCGTCGGGTCTTCAAGGACAATGAGAAGTGGACCTTCCTCGACGTGCGCCTTCAAGGAGGCACGCTGTGGGTCCCCCGCCTGCGGGTTGATGGCATGACGTGGACGGTCCTGCGAAACCTGATGGCGTTGGAGGAGCTGACACCCAATAAGCCCGTCACGGCGTACTGTGTCTTCATGTCGCAGGTGGCGTGCAAGGTGGAGGACGTCGAGTTCCTACAGGACCAAAAGATCCTGGAACAGTTCCTGGTGAACGACGAGGAGGTCGCTCAAGGCTTCGCCAACCTATGCAAAGGGGTGGTCTTGGACATCGACAACGACGATAGGAACTACCTCAAGCCATATTGGCACGAGCTGGAAACCCTCTGCAATTACCCGCGCAACTTCATGGGGTCCTTCTACCATAAGTACTGCAGGGATCCGGTATACCTCGCCGCGTTCATCATCGCCGGCTTCCTCTTCTTATTTGAACTTGCGCAAGTGATCCTGCCACTCCCCGTGGTACAAAAGCACTTGCAGTAG
- the LOC111256484 gene encoding uncharacterized protein LOC111256484 isoform X1 — translation MDQFIAETSTREGGSESSGTSDITHDMDQIMADTSTRERRTEPSAGTGVQASIIVIPKVRKQLSVIDENSYTPHDVPIGPYHDMFPSSGIEKEKKNSVSHLRKLSEQQRGSGGGLEDLKEELEPLVRAFYPSGWRVGHMTTEQLWTMLLHDGCYLLCCMVDYKGGNDVNNDTSYGMPASSNNAVASTPAGNDQESGGNNVNSGTTPHGTPTSSNNTTALTPTGNDQETSGNNVNSGAPHGMPASSHNAAVSTPTGSDQENSGASDHGTPASSNNTTASTETGNDQETIENNVNNGTPHGTNNAIESSTQTPNRIITSYCGVHNNTVVRDTVFLADNQIPFFVLQKIHERVTGDTTTSSVLKPIAGYVQEVLQAQLYISEHRRPAPPLTPLPSHLLHLLHFYLQPTSPPPAMEENAARPRTSRWRRATEYCKYGNVRFKRRVFKDNEKWTFLDVRLQGGTLWVPRLRVDGMTWTVLRNLMALEELTPNKPVTAYCVFMSQVACKVEDVEFLQDQKILEQFLVNDEEVAQGFANLCKGVVLDIDNDDRNYLKPYWHELETLCNYPRNFMGSFYHKYCRDPVYLAAFIIAGFLFLFELAQVILPLPVVQKHLQ, via the coding sequence CAGGGACAGGGGTGCAGGCCAGCATAATAGTCATCCCTAAGGTCCGAAAGCAACTCAGTGTCATCGACGAAAACAGCTACACACCGCACGACGTGCCGATCGGCCCTTACCATGACATGTTCCCGTCCTCAGGGAttgaaaaggagaagaagaattcTGTAAGTCACCTTCGGAAGCTCTCCGAGCAGCAAAGGGGATCAGGTGGTGGTCTTGAGGATCTAAAGGAGGAACTGGAACCCCTAGTGAGGGCTTTCTATCCCAGCGGCTGGCGGGTGGGCCACATGACGACGGAACAGTTGTGGACAATGTTGCTGCATGATGGGTGCTACCTGCTCTGTTGCATGGTGGACTACAAGGGTGGAAATGATGTCAACAATGACACCTCGTATGGGATGCCTGCATCAAGCAACAACGCAGTGGCGTCCACACCAGCGGGAAATGATCAAGAAAGTGGTGGAAATAATGTCAACAGTGGCACCACCCCTCATGGGACGCCTACATCAAGCAACAATACAACGGCATTGACACCAACAGGAAATGATCAAGAAACTAGTGGAAATAATGTCAATAGTGGCGCCCCTCATGGGATGCCTGCATCAAGCCACAACGCAGCGGTGTCCACACCAACAGGAAGTGATCAAGAAAACAGTGGCGCCTCAGATCATGGGACGCCTGCATCGAGCAACAATACAACGGCGTCAACAGAAACAGGAAATGATCAAGAAACCATTGAAAATAATGTTAATAATGGCACCCCTCATGGTACCAACAATGCGATAGAGTCGTCCACGCAAACACCAAATCGAATAATAACCAGCTACTGCGGCGTCCACAACAACACGGTGGTGCGCGACACCGTCTTCCTCGCTGATAACCAGATACCTTTCTTCGTGCTACAGAAGATCCATGAGCGCGTCACAGGTGATACCACCACCAGCTCCGTCCTGAAACCCATAGCAGGTTATGTCCAGGAGGTGCTGCAGGCACAGCTCTACATCAGCGAgcaccggcggccggctccgCCTCTGACGCCGCTGCCATCCCACCTGCTGCACTTATTGCACTTCTACTTGCAGCCAACTAGTCCACCTCCGGCCATGGAAGAGAACGCTGCACGCCCTCGCACGAGTCGGTGGCGCCGCGCGACGGAGTACTGCAAGTACGGCAACGTGCGGTTCAAGCGTCGGGTCTTCAAGGACAATGAGAAGTGGACCTTCCTCGACGTGCGCCTTCAAGGAGGCACGCTGTGGGTCCCCCGCCTGCGGGTTGATGGCATGACGTGGACGGTCCTGCGAAACCTGATGGCGTTGGAGGAGCTGACACCCAATAAGCCCGTCACGGCGTACTGTGTCTTCATGTCGCAGGTGGCGTGCAAGGTGGAGGACGTCGAGTTCCTACAGGACCAAAAGATCCTGGAACAGTTCCTGGTGAACGACGAGGAGGTCGCTCAAGGCTTCGCCAACCTATGCAAAGGGGTGGTCTTGGACATCGACAACGACGATAGGAACTACCTCAAGCCATATTGGCACGAGCTGGAAACCCTCTGCAATTACCCGCGCAACTTCATGGGGTCCTTCTACCATAAGTACTGCAGGGATCCGGTATACCTCGCCGCGTTCATCATCGCCGGCTTCCTCTTCTTATTTGAACTTGCGCAAGTGATCCTGCCACTCCCCGTGGTACAAAAGCACTTGCAGTAG